Part of the Hydrogenoanaerobacterium saccharovorans genome, CGACCATGTTATAATAATAGTTAATAAATCGGAAAGGCGGAAATGCGATGGCGGGATGTCAGGTTATCAACGTAGAAAGCGGTATGCCCACAGTGGAGGTAGCACGGACAAGGCTGAATCAGGGGCTGCGCAGTGCAAAGGCATCAGGCTGTAATGTGGCAAAGATTATTCATGGCTATGGTTCCAGCGGCAAGGGCGGTGCAATCAAAGCAGATGTGCAGCGTACTTTGCAACAAAAACGTGCTTCGGGGCAGGTAAAAGCCTATGTAAAGGGCGAAGACTTTTCACCGTTCGATTCTTCTGCGCGGCTGATTGTGGAACGTTGCCCGCAAATGGCGCGTGATATAGACTATAACCGGCAAAACCATGGTGTGACGATTGTGTTATTATAGAGGTGCGTTATGAACAATTTGCTTAAACAAAAACGGGTATGGCTCCTTTTATTGCTGCCGCTGTCTTTTTTGTTTATGTTGTTGGCAAAAAACAACCCCCTTATTGCAGAGAACTTTTTTGCTCAGGGCATTTATAAGTGGGTATCCCAAGCATTGTCTGTTGTTACAGGTTTATTTCCGTTTTCTTTGCTGGAATTTGGAATCATTGCACTTATTGTTATACTAATTGTATTTATCTATCTGTTACTACAAAATATTATCAGAAATAAACAAAAAAGGTTCGAAATTGTAAAAAAAGCAGCGCTCAATTTGCTGTGCATTGCAAGCGTTGTTTATTTTATGTTTGCAATGCTTTGCGGGGTAAACTATTACCGCTACCCTTTCAGCCATTACAGCGGTTTACAAATTCAACCAGCGTCTGTGGGTGAGCTGTATGAGTTGTGTACAGAGCTTGCCCTTCAGGCGAATACCTTACGGTCAAAAATACCGCATGTGGATGAAAAAGGTGTTACCAAAGTGTTTGCAGATGGCTACCAACCTGTAGCAGAACAGGCGCGGCAGGCGATGACTGAACTGGCAAAAAGCTACGATACGCTAAAGGGTTACTACCCCCGCCCCAAGCGGGTGATGTTTTCTAATTTTATGTCTCGTACCGAAATTACCGGCATATACAACCCGTTTACAATGGAGGC contains:
- a CDS encoding Smr/MutS family protein, which translates into the protein MAGCQVINVESGMPTVEVARTRLNQGLRSAKASGCNVAKIIHGYGSSGKGGAIKADVQRTLQQKRASGQVKAYVKGEDFSPFDSSARLIVERCPQMARDIDYNRQNHGVTIVLL
- a CDS encoding DUF3810 domain-containing protein, whose amino-acid sequence is MNNLLKQKRVWLLLLLPLSFLFMLLAKNNPLIAENFFAQGIYKWVSQALSVVTGLFPFSLLEFGIIALIVILIVFIYLLLQNIIRNKQKRFEIVKKAALNLLCIASVVYFMFAMLCGVNYYRYPFSHYSGLQIQPASVGELYELCTELALQANTLRSKIPHVDEKGVTKVFADGYQPVAEQARQAMTELAKSYDTLKGYYPRPKRVMFSNFMSRTEITGIYNPFTMEANVNVAATEYTIPATMCHELSHLRGFMREDEANFIAYLACMASDDVAFQYSGTMLALVYASNQLYRQDIGLYRQLQSTYSRGVALDMDADYYYWLQFKDTVISTVSNKVNDVYLKANNQVDGVKSYGRMVDLLLALRRSKIT